The following are from one region of the Stanieria cyanosphaera PCC 7437 genome:
- a CDS encoding helix-turn-helix domain-containing protein, protein MNYKFRIYPTNHQQTLMLTWLETCRRLYNQCLRDLKDWMNSRKC, encoded by the coding sequence ATGAACTACAAGTTCAGAATTTATCCCACAAACCACCAGCAAACACTCATGCTTACTTGGCTAGAGACTTGTCGGCGTTTGTATAATCAATGCCTTCGCGATTTGAAGGACTGGATGAATTCGCGCAAATGTTGA
- a CDS encoding glycosyltransferase family 10 domain-containing protein, which yields MDKKVIGMLSSYKNLDQSDWLWKQTPNHFGVWKNIQMLATASKPDFLLLYQYNFPQPQPPLPWWQNLFTQNSQSLPTIPAVFKQVPSAKTIYLLREPPLEEIVEHNQSNYQAAKQYCGYISGPDQFAPIPDYMPAIWYVNNSFQELATGNVPEKQKICSWITSGISRTENHRQRLAFLKLLQENGVDFDLYGRNLPAWFHSLGTVQNKWNAMAPYYYNLAIENYADNDLYVSEKLWDSLLSWCLPIYYGGSAADKLLPPGSFLRLPSLDEKGLNYIKEITSTLDAWYEAKDKIAEARQIILHKLNLLEWLADFVEQF from the coding sequence GTGGATAAAAAAGTTATTGGAATGCTTAGTAGCTATAAAAATCTTGATCAAAGTGATTGGTTATGGAAACAGACTCCAAATCATTTCGGGGTTTGGAAAAATATTCAAATGCTAGCTACTGCCAGTAAACCTGACTTTTTATTGCTTTATCAATACAATTTTCCTCAACCGCAACCACCACTCCCTTGGTGGCAAAATTTATTCACACAAAATTCTCAATCTTTACCAACAATTCCTGCTGTCTTCAAGCAAGTCCCTTCAGCAAAAACTATTTATTTACTTCGAGAACCACCTTTAGAAGAAATTGTCGAACATAATCAGTCTAATTATCAAGCAGCTAAACAATATTGTGGTTATATTTCAGGGCCAGATCAATTTGCTCCTATTCCTGATTATATGCCTGCTATTTGGTATGTAAATAACTCATTTCAAGAATTAGCGACAGGAAATGTACCCGAAAAACAAAAAATTTGTAGTTGGATTACTTCAGGAATTTCTCGTACAGAAAATCATCGTCAACGTCTAGCTTTTTTAAAGCTACTTCAAGAAAACGGTGTAGATTTCGATTTATATGGTCGTAATTTACCAGCTTGGTTTCATAGCCTTGGTACAGTCCAAAATAAATGGAATGCTATGGCACCATATTATTACAATCTGGCGATCGAAAACTATGCAGATAACGATTTATATGTTAGTGAAAAACTTTGGGATTCTTTATTAAGTTGGTGTTTACCTATTTATTATGGTGGTTCGGCAGCAGATAAATTATTACCTCCTGGTAGTTTTTTAAGATTACCAAGTTTAGATGAAAAAGGTTTGAATTATATCAAAGAAATTACTTCTACTCTTGACGCTTGGTATGAGGCAAAGGATAAGATTGCGGAAGCAAGACAAATTATTTTACACAAGCTGAATTTATTGGAATGGTTAGCTGATTTTGTTGAGCAATTTTAA
- a CDS encoding Na(+)/H(+) antiporter subunit B gives MKWVYIAAGIALYFKMIIMPNPTAEWSDLSIVETVVQDSGVPNAVSGIIFRNRLYDTIFEVIVFTIAILGVRFLLANEKPTEIVYQFSDQPSIILARLGATISTLVSIELAIRGHLSPGGGFAAGVAGGTAIGLIAITSSSEWMQGIYQRWQAATWEKISVLIFIILAMMTLLGMELPYGELGTLVSGGVIPLLNILVAIKVALGSWAAILLFIRYRGLL, from the coding sequence ATGAAATGGGTTTACATTGCAGCAGGAATAGCACTATATTTCAAAATGATCATTATGCCCAATCCAACAGCAGAGTGGTCTGATCTATCCATAGTTGAAACTGTAGTTCAAGATAGCGGAGTGCCAAATGCAGTTTCAGGAATTATTTTTAGAAATCGACTGTATGACACTATCTTTGAAGTGATTGTCTTTACAATAGCGATTTTGGGTGTACGTTTTTTATTAGCCAATGAAAAACCTACCGAGATAGTTTATCAATTTAGCGATCAACCTTCAATTATTTTAGCTCGTCTAGGTGCAACTATTTCTACCCTAGTAAGTATAGAACTGGCAATTCGAGGACATCTTAGTCCTGGTGGTGGTTTTGCAGCAGGAGTAGCAGGAGGAACTGCAATTGGTTTGATTGCGATTACTTCATCTTCAGAATGGATGCAGGGAATTTATCAACGGTGGCAAGCTGCTACCTGGGAAAAGATTTCAGTTTTAATTTTTATTATCTTGGCAATGATGACTTTGCTTGGAATGGAATTACCTTATGGAGAATTAGGTACACTCGTGAGCGGAGGTGTTATTCCTTTACTAAATATTTTAGTTGCGATCAAAGTTGCCTTGGGTTCGTGGGCAGCTATTTTACTGTTTATTCGTTATCGTGGATTGTTGTAA
- a CDS encoding chloride channel protein produces MKQNPITLTRAVLLWIMLGVVCGLLGATYWIILSHIMAGFEQFNGLSLLIVMPLAGFLIGLVIHYLGNPGEIGLIIDNIHLNGGRLPMRENPSMILSSLISIASGGSAGPEAPMVQITGSMGTWLADRFRLHGEALRTISIAGMASGFTVLFGAPLGGTFFALEILHHQYVVQYYEAILPAIVASCAGYTIFVAITKLGISPIWHFPLYNVEGIYDFAEAIACGIIGAIAGWLFIAMFRGCSRLFESLPQPIYVKTTLAGLGLGILAFLFPLTRFFGEHQLETIIEGNFSLVFLLGLALAKMLAISVTVNGGWRGGIIIPLFFIGACLGKAIWLIYPEFKVSLAMICVMAALNSSVTKTPISTTLLLAKLAGFTTFTPILFASTVGFFLSPRLPFIHSQHQK; encoded by the coding sequence ATGAAACAAAACCCAATTACACTGACACGCGCAGTATTGCTATGGATTATGCTGGGTGTAGTGTGTGGTTTGCTTGGTGCTACCTATTGGATTATTTTGTCTCACATCATGGCAGGATTTGAGCAATTTAATGGACTTTCTTTATTAATAGTCATGCCATTGGCTGGTTTCCTAATTGGTTTAGTAATTCATTACCTAGGAAATCCTGGGGAAATTGGCTTGATTATTGACAATATTCACCTCAATGGTGGACGATTACCGATGCGAGAAAATCCTTCAATGATTTTGTCTTCACTGATTAGTATTGCAAGTGGAGGTAGTGCTGGCCCAGAAGCACCAATGGTGCAAATCACAGGTTCAATGGGAACTTGGTTAGCCGATCGCTTTCGACTACATGGAGAGGCGTTACGAACTATTAGTATAGCGGGAATGGCCTCGGGTTTTACAGTTTTGTTTGGCGCACCATTAGGGGGAACGTTTTTTGCTTTAGAAATTTTGCATCATCAATATGTTGTTCAGTACTACGAAGCGATTTTACCAGCAATTGTAGCTAGTTGTGCTGGCTATACCATTTTTGTAGCAATTACCAAGCTTGGGATTAGTCCTATTTGGCATTTCCCTTTATACAACGTGGAGGGCATCTATGATTTTGCAGAAGCGATCGCTTGTGGTATCATAGGCGCGATCGCAGGCTGGCTTTTTATTGCTATGTTTCGTGGTTGCAGTCGTTTGTTTGAATCTTTACCTCAACCTATCTATGTAAAAACCACACTAGCTGGACTCGGACTCGGTATTTTAGCTTTTTTATTTCCTCTGACTCGTTTCTTTGGTGAACATCAACTTGAAACAATCATTGAAGGGAATTTTTCCCTAGTATTTTTGTTAGGATTAGCTTTAGCTAAAATGCTGGCTATTAGCGTAACTGTAAATGGTGGTTGGCGGGGAGGAATCATCATCCCTTTATTTTTTATCGGAGCTTGTCTAGGCAAGGCAATTTGGTTGATTTATCCTGAATTTAAAGTTTCTCTAGCAATGATTTGTGTCATGGCTGCTCTAAATTCATCAGTTACTAAAACTCCTATTAGTACAACTTTGTTACTTGCCAAGTTAGCAGGATTTACTACTTTTACCCCGATTCTTTTTGCTAGTACAGTAGGTTTCTTTTTATCTCCTCGACTACCTTTTATTCACTCACAGCATCAAAAATAG
- a CDS encoding saccharopine dehydrogenase family protein: MNNKKVLVIGGGRIGSSVAQDLLKHTDAEIIVTSRQPKILQPPLQFLQLDLDNLEQLKKAIEPVDLVIHCAGPFHYRDGRVLKTCIETGKNYLDVSDHRSFYEQVISYQDEAVKAGITAILNTGIFPGISNNMVRQGVEQFDQPEKIHLSYVVAGSGGAGITVMRTTFLGLREKFEAWIDGKWQKILPYTEREIIEFPKPYGKTGVYWFDVPETYTFPHSFPVKTVVTKFGSIPDLYNHLTWITANIFPSAWIESKKGIEFFSRVSYSMTSVTDRWSGIGVAMRAEITGIKDNKLRKYCSTMTHNNTAIAAGFGTGSVAQLLLEGKLNQPGIYPVEQALPTNLFTTAMDSRGIEIDQQWID, encoded by the coding sequence ATGAATAATAAAAAAGTTTTAGTAATTGGTGGTGGCAGAATTGGTAGTAGTGTTGCCCAAGATTTGCTTAAACATACTGATGCAGAAATAATTGTTACTTCTCGGCAACCAAAAATATTACAACCTCCTTTGCAATTTTTACAATTAGATCTAGATAATTTAGAACAATTAAAAAAGGCAATCGAACCTGTAGATTTAGTAATTCATTGTGCTGGGCCTTTTCATTATCGAGATGGTCGAGTTTTAAAAACTTGCATTGAAACAGGAAAAAATTATCTTGATGTTAGCGATCATCGTTCTTTTTATGAACAAGTTATTTCTTATCAAGATGAAGCTGTAAAAGCAGGAATAACTGCTATTTTAAATACGGGGATTTTTCCAGGTATTTCTAATAATATGGTGCGTCAAGGAGTTGAACAATTTGATCAACCAGAAAAAATTCATTTAAGTTATGTTGTAGCTGGTTCTGGTGGTGCTGGTATTACTGTGATGCGAACCACTTTTTTAGGATTGAGAGAAAAATTTGAAGCCTGGATTGATGGTAAATGGCAGAAAATTTTACCTTATACAGAAAGAGAAATCATTGAATTTCCTAAACCTTATGGTAAAACTGGAGTTTATTGGTTTGATGTTCCAGAAACCTATACCTTTCCTCACTCTTTTCCTGTCAAAACTGTTGTTACTAAATTTGGTTCTATTCCTGATTTATATAATCATTTAACTTGGATTACAGCAAATATTTTTCCATCAGCTTGGATTGAAAGTAAAAAAGGAATTGAATTTTTTTCTCGCGTTAGTTATTCAATGACTTCGGTAACAGATCGTTGGAGTGGAATTGGGGTAGCAATGCGAGCAGAAATTACAGGAATAAAAGATAATAAACTGAGAAAATATTGCTCAACCATGACTCATAATAATACTGCGATCGCAGCAGGTTTTGGTACTGGTAGTGTGGCGCAATTATTATTAGAAGGAAAGTTAAATCAACCAGGTATTTATCCTGTAGAACAAGCTTTACCTACTAATCTATTTACAACTGCTATGGATAGTCGTGGAATTGAAATCGATCAGCAATGGATTGATTGA
- a CDS encoding monovalent cation/H(+) antiporter subunit G: MIDILGYICIGVGIAFWFWGTLPLIGNRSVLFKLHSLSVADTLGSMSIVFGLLLKIPKEWPLLILAIITLAIWNTVLGYVLAYCSSSGGDHD, encoded by the coding sequence ATGATCGATATCTTAGGTTATATCTGTATCGGGGTTGGAATTGCTTTTTGGTTTTGGGGAACTTTGCCCTTAATTGGTAATAGATCGGTATTATTTAAGCTCCATAGTCTTTCCGTTGCTGATACCTTGGGTTCAATGAGTATTGTCTTCGGTTTACTATTAAAAATTCCTAAAGAGTGGCCTTTGCTGATCCTGGCAATTATCACCTTGGCAATTTGGAATACAGTGCTGGGATATGTCTTGGCATACTGTTCTAGTAGTGGAGGTGACCATGATTGA
- a CDS encoding HAD family hydrolase, with protein sequence MSLFPINQAVQNNQLCDVRLVATDMDGTLTSQGKFTSNFLKAIEVLAQANIDVVIVTGRSAGWVNGIAHYLPIRGAIAENGGLFYDALTSHSELLINLHNLGADRQHGDERWRGNFTLSHRQKLAEIFQVLQNKFTSIQESADNCFRLTDWTFDLNQLTLVELKEMASICQANGWSFTYSNVQCHIKPLLQDKALGLQQILKQYFPQINHQQIITVGDSPNDESLFNQTLFPLSVGVANILDYCDVIQYQPTYITSKSEGEGFTELAELILKQKTKFKM encoded by the coding sequence ATGTCTTTGTTTCCTATTAATCAGGCAGTTCAAAACAATCAACTGTGTGATGTTCGGTTGGTAGCGACCGACATGGATGGTACGCTAACTTCACAAGGCAAATTTACGTCTAATTTTTTAAAAGCTATAGAAGTATTAGCGCAAGCGAACATTGATGTTGTTATTGTAACTGGACGTTCAGCAGGTTGGGTCAATGGAATTGCTCATTATTTACCGATTCGAGGCGCAATCGCAGAAAATGGTGGCTTATTTTATGATGCTTTAACTTCACACAGTGAGTTACTAATTAATTTACATAATCTTGGTGCTGATCGTCAACACGGTGATGAAAGATGGCGGGGAAATTTTACCCTCTCTCACCGTCAAAAGTTAGCTGAAATTTTTCAAGTTTTGCAAAATAAATTTACTTCTATTCAAGAATCAGCAGATAATTGTTTTCGCTTAACTGATTGGACTTTTGATCTAAACCAATTAACTCTTGTAGAATTAAAAGAGATGGCAAGTATTTGTCAAGCAAACGGTTGGAGTTTTACTTATAGTAATGTCCAGTGTCATATTAAGCCTTTACTACAAGATAAAGCTCTGGGATTACAACAAATTTTAAAACAATATTTTCCTCAGATCAATCATCAACAAATAATCACTGTTGGTGATAGTCCCAATGACGAATCTCTCTTTAATCAAACTTTGTTTCCTTTATCTGTAGGTGTGGCTAATATTTTAGATTATTGTGATGTGATTCAGTATCAACCAACTTATATTACTAGCAAATCGGAAGGTGAAGGTTTTACCGAGTTAGCAGAATTAATTTTAAAACAAAAAACAAAATTTAAAATGTAG
- a CDS encoding Npun_R2821/Npun_R2822 family protein: MNRGIYITANDKVTDQAIALLNSIRLYDSDTPVVLIPYDENYTQIAEILGKSHGVTVYQDLQLIEDLSQQLYNIFGQGFFDKPNKLRKHACWFGEFDEFLYIDTDIVVFEKIIDNLKYLSDYDFLCCDYQHKSGIKNVFSSKIIEAQVIQPNEIQDTFNSGFWATKKGLITQSEIQNIFAECAAHPEYFDFSQKVSDQPIFNYMVLTRIKKRFNLVRREGKAPGSWAGSPHFKIKDHVLFDPATNQSLQYLHWAGIKIQPGCPYWDIWNYYRYLGETNPPADFPVNNYNPTQFQKFLQGIKTKFSF; encoded by the coding sequence ATGAATCGAGGTATTTATATCACAGCTAATGATAAAGTCACTGACCAAGCGATCGCTCTCTTAAATAGCATTAGATTGTACGATTCGGATACTCCAGTTGTTTTGATTCCTTATGATGAAAATTATACTCAAATTGCCGAAATTTTAGGTAAATCTCATGGAGTAACAGTTTATCAAGACCTACAATTAATCGAAGATTTATCTCAACAGCTTTATAATATTTTTGGACAAGGTTTCTTTGACAAACCGAATAAACTCAGAAAGCACGCTTGTTGGTTTGGCGAATTTGATGAATTTCTTTATATCGATACCGATATAGTTGTTTTTGAAAAAATTATTGATAATCTTAAATATTTATCTGATTATGATTTTTTGTGTTGTGATTATCAACATAAATCAGGAATTAAAAATGTTTTTTCCTCTAAAATAATCGAAGCTCAAGTTATTCAACCTAATGAGATACAAGATACTTTTAATAGTGGTTTTTGGGCTACTAAAAAAGGTCTAATTACTCAATCAGAAATTCAAAATATTTTTGCTGAATGTGCTGCCCATCCAGAATACTTCGATTTTTCTCAAAAAGTTTCCGATCAACCGATCTTTAATTACATGGTTTTAACCAGAATCAAAAAAAGATTTAATCTTGTTCGTCGTGAAGGAAAAGCACCAGGAAGTTGGGCAGGAAGTCCTCATTTTAAAATAAAAGATCATGTTCTTTTTGATCCTGCTACTAATCAATCTCTGCAATATTTACATTGGGCAGGAATCAAAATACAACCTGGTTGTCCTTACTGGGATATTTGGAACTATTATCGCTATTTAGGAGAAACTAATCCTCCAGCAGATTTTCCAGTTAACAATTATAATCCAACTCAATTTCAAAAATTTCTTCAAGGCATTAAAACAAAATTTAGTTTTTAA
- a CDS encoding DUF4040 domain-containing protein, protein MIDSYIYVIIALLPLTSCMLVFQVNPYYALVLRGILGAVAALVYAVLGAADVALTEALVGTMLAVTLYAIAVRSSLVMRIGILKEDMTQVEQDSSFAQLIARLRKIVNKHHLRLELVTYPDTEALQQGLSEKEIHATCIQSESKVLHLEKTETASTSLVANHLEEKLYQTTIRVRRLYEILQSELSAPETILTYVSEANVEEKH, encoded by the coding sequence ATGATTGATAGCTATATATATGTCATCATCGCTCTATTGCCGTTAACCTCTTGTATGCTGGTATTTCAAGTTAATCCCTATTATGCTCTAGTGCTGAGGGGGATTTTAGGTGCAGTAGCAGCATTAGTATATGCGGTTTTAGGTGCTGCCGATGTAGCTTTGACCGAAGCCTTGGTAGGAACGATGTTAGCGGTTACTCTTTATGCGATCGCAGTACGTTCTTCTTTAGTCATGCGGATTGGTATCCTTAAAGAGGATATGACTCAAGTAGAGCAAGATAGCTCTTTTGCCCAACTAATCGCCCGTTTAAGAAAAATTGTTAATAAGCATCATCTGCGTTTAGAGTTAGTAACTTATCCAGATACAGAAGCCTTACAACAAGGTTTGAGCGAAAAAGAAATCCACGCCACTTGTATTCAATCTGAGTCAAAAGTACTCCACCTTGAAAAGACTGAGACTGCTTCGACTTCGTTAGTGGCAAACCATCTTGAAGAAAAACTCTATCAAACCACAATTAGAGTTCGTCGTCTTTATGAAATCTTGCAAAGCGAACTTTCAGCACCAGAAACAATTTTAACTTATGTCAGTGAAGCAAATGTGGAGGAGAAGCATTAA
- a CDS encoding histidine decarboxylase, producing the protein MEFQLLSEYQLSGEDRQKLDRFYREIQIEAERFLGYPCNELFDYSPLFRFLQYPLNNVGDPYLPSNYHLNTHNFECEVLEIFRTLTEATEGSTWGYVTNGGTEGNHYGLFLARELLPEGLVYYSQDAHYSIDKILRCLNLRSIMIRSHDDGSMDLEDLRETLRIHRDLPPIVCATIGTTMKGAVDDIAGIKSIFKDLAIHRHYIHADAALGGMILPFIDHPPAWNFKAGIDSIAISGHKMVGSPIPCGVVLAKKSNVERIAQSVEYIGTLDTTLSGSRNALTPLFLWYAFHTVGIEGFKRIIPACLKMADYAIAQLNKINRNAWRYPYSNTVVFDRPSPEVTRYWQLACQGNLSHLITMPHVTSTQIDHLVADIIASEPITSLPSLSVTPACELITSSPDQDITLIGTANHNLLSEVSTALAAEGLSIENLTAVAVESEDVEVVRLRVDNRERALQILNQNLDIGRCYGQARSFGNEEATQVLSQLEYQSVGEDALLVELDDCPGSLAELLKDCRNEAVKIRNIRLLWRGHGKGVVAIATTAPEALKTLLKERILLS; encoded by the coding sequence ATGGAGTTTCAATTGCTCTCGGAATACCAACTTTCAGGCGAGGATCGACAAAAACTAGACCGATTCTATCGGGAAATTCAGATTGAAGCAGAGCGATTTCTCGGTTATCCTTGTAATGAATTGTTTGACTATTCGCCTTTATTTCGGTTTCTTCAATATCCCCTGAATAACGTAGGCGATCCTTATCTTCCCAGCAATTATCATCTCAATACCCATAACTTTGAATGCGAAGTTTTAGAGATTTTCCGAACCCTTACCGAAGCGACTGAAGGATCGACTTGGGGTTATGTTACCAATGGAGGTACAGAAGGAAATCATTACGGATTATTTTTAGCCCGAGAACTACTTCCCGAAGGATTGGTTTATTATTCTCAGGATGCCCATTATTCGATCGATAAAATTCTCCGTTGTCTCAATCTTCGCAGCATTATGATCCGTAGCCATGACGACGGAAGTATGGATTTAGAGGATTTGCGCGAAACCCTTCGCATTCACCGCGATTTACCGCCTATTGTTTGCGCTACGATTGGCACGACGATGAAAGGTGCTGTAGACGACATTGCAGGAATTAAAAGCATTTTCAAAGATTTGGCTATTCATCGCCATTACATTCATGCTGATGCAGCTTTAGGTGGCATGATTCTTCCTTTTATTGATCATCCTCCTGCGTGGAACTTCAAAGCAGGCATCGACAGCATTGCGATTAGCGGACACAAAATGGTAGGTTCTCCTATACCCTGTGGTGTGGTTTTAGCCAAAAAAAGTAATGTTGAACGCATTGCCCAAAGTGTAGAATATATCGGAACATTAGATACAACTCTAAGCGGTTCACGTAATGCCTTAACTCCACTATTTCTGTGGTATGCCTTTCATACAGTTGGGATTGAAGGATTTAAACGAATTATTCCTGCTTGTCTGAAAATGGCTGATTATGCGATCGCACAATTGAATAAAATTAATCGCAATGCTTGGCGTTATCCTTATTCTAATACCGTCGTTTTTGACCGCCCCTCACCAGAAGTAACTCGATATTGGCAACTTGCTTGTCAGGGTAATCTCTCTCATCTAATCACAATGCCCCATGTCACCTCAACTCAAATCGATCACTTAGTAGCTGATATAATTGCTTCCGAACCAATTACTTCTTTACCAAGCTTATCTGTTACCCCTGCTTGTGAGCTTATTACCTCTTCACCAGATCAAGACATCACTTTAATTGGAACAGCTAATCATAACTTACTGAGCGAAGTATCAACAGCCCTTGCTGCCGAAGGACTTTCAATCGAAAATTTGACAGCAGTAGCAGTAGAATCGGAAGATGTGGAAGTAGTAAGATTGCGAGTCGATAATCGAGAACGTGCCTTACAAATCCTTAATCAGAATCTTGATATCGGTCGCTGTTACGGACAAGCTCGTTCTTTTGGTAACGAAGAAGCAACCCAAGTTTTGAGTCAACTTGAATATCAGTCTGTAGGTGAAGATGCCTTGCTGGTAGAATTAGATGACTGTCCTGGTTCGCTCGCAGAACTTCTTAAAGATTGTCGCAATGAAGCAGTAAAGATCCGCAATATTCGACTTCTCTGGCGAGGACATGGAAAAGGCGTGGTTGCGATCGCGACAACCGCACCTGAGGCTTTAAAAACTTTACTCAAAGAGCGAATTCTTCTTTCCTAA
- a CDS encoding Npun_R2821/Npun_R2822 family protein has product MDGICTLANDKVLDQVIALLNSIEVIAGKDTPVCIYPYDEHTEKLSAEIADRPNVQLYSDRNSIAKWDNFAQACWDTHPTAKDTWRKVGSEGYHRFGTHRRYCAFDGPFDRFLYMDADTLLMSPVEDIFAQLKDHDCVVYDFQYKDPTHVYVVDSPVLEKVFPQPRVATEIFCSGFYASKKDLFSESQRNWLITNLQQGEAEILYPMAPDQTLINYMMMRSGFFIYNFSLNLPKQEITGCCVTSNHFENINQILYDQEKRLIYLHYIGLSSKLFTKICAGENIDFPYRDLFLNYRYLHQPEQKPEFTTKPKSYNQPPSLRQKIIRKLGLKI; this is encoded by the coding sequence ATGGACGGAATTTGTACTCTTGCTAATGATAAAGTTTTAGACCAAGTTATTGCTTTACTTAATAGTATTGAAGTCATTGCAGGTAAAGATACACCTGTATGTATTTATCCTTATGATGAGCATACTGAAAAATTGTCTGCTGAAATTGCTGATCGACCAAATGTTCAGTTATATAGCGATCGCAATTCTATCGCTAAATGGGACAACTTTGCACAAGCTTGTTGGGATACTCATCCTACTGCTAAAGATACTTGGCGTAAGGTAGGTAGTGAAGGTTACCATCGTTTTGGTACTCATCGTCGTTATTGTGCTTTTGATGGGCCATTTGACCGTTTTCTCTACATGGATGCTGACACGTTGTTGATGAGTCCAGTTGAAGATATTTTTGCCCAATTAAAAGATCATGATTGTGTTGTTTATGATTTTCAGTATAAAGACCCTACTCATGTTTATGTAGTAGATTCACCTGTATTAGAAAAAGTTTTTCCTCAACCTAGAGTTGCTACAGAAATTTTTTGTTCTGGATTTTATGCTTCTAAAAAAGATTTATTTTCTGAATCACAAAGAAATTGGTTAATTACTAATCTGCAACAAGGAGAAGCAGAAATTCTTTATCCGATGGCACCAGACCAAACTTTAATCAATTATATGATGATGCGATCGGGGTTTTTTATTTATAATTTTTCACTTAATTTACCCAAACAAGAAATTACAGGTTGTTGTGTTACTTCTAATCATTTTGAAAACATTAATCAGATTTTATACGACCAAGAGAAACGTTTAATTTATCTTCATTATATTGGTTTGTCTTCTAAATTATTTACCAAAATTTGTGCTGGAGAAAATATCGATTTTCCTTACCGAGATTTATTTTTAAACTATCGTTATCTTCATCAACCAGAGCAAAAACCTGAGTTTACGACGAAACCAAAATCTTATAATCAGCCCCCTAGTTTAAGACAAAAAATAATTCGGAAATTAGGTTTAAAAATCTAA
- a CDS encoding calcium-binding protein, with protein MAEFIGTSGDDTFPLSAENDLIDGLAGDDFIDGFIGNDTIYGFDGEDTLNGSEGNDILIGEEDDDLLYGYNGADKLFGDDGDDTLYGEADNDTLYGSSGDDVLVGGLGNDIAFGESGNDTLLGLEGSDQLVGDDGNDILEGGTGNDTLYGSDGNDTFVFSTILGTGVDTIQDFEIDRDKIEVFAEGFEIETNEYDRFVYNPGTGDLTFDEEVFAKLDPGLDFVPDLDITINPD; from the coding sequence ATGGCTGAATTTATAGGTACAAGTGGTGACGATACTTTTCCTCTTAGTGCTGAAAATGATCTAATTGATGGTCTTGCGGGAGATGATTTTATCGATGGTTTTATTGGTAATGATACTATTTATGGTTTTGATGGAGAGGACACCCTTAATGGTAGTGAAGGGAATGATATTTTGATAGGTGAAGAAGACGATGACTTGTTGTATGGCTATAACGGTGCAGACAAGTTATTTGGAGATGATGGTGATGATACTCTTTATGGAGAAGCCGATAATGACACTCTCTATGGTTCAAGTGGGGATGATGTTTTAGTTGGTGGACTCGGTAATGATATTGCTTTTGGAGAGTCGGGGAACGATACTTTACTTGGTTTAGAAGGTTCTGACCAACTAGTGGGTGATGATGGTAATGATATTCTTGAAGGTGGAACAGGAAATGATACCCTTTATGGTTCAGATGGAAACGATACTTTTGTTTTTTCCACTATTTTGGGGACAGGAGTAGATACAATTCAGGACTTTGAGATCGATCGCGACAAAATTGAAGTCTTTGCTGAAGGATTTGAGATTGAAACAAATGAATATGACCGCTTTGTTTACAATCCTGGTACAGGAGATTTAACTTTTGATGAGGAAGTATTTGCCAAATTAGATCCTGGCTTAGACTTTGTTCCTGATTTAGATATTACTATCAATCCTGATTAA